TGCTCCTCACACAGCGCGCGGTACGGGCCATCCTCGTGGATCAGTTGGTCGTGCGTCCCCTCCTGCACGATGCGCCCATCCTCAATCACCACCACCCGGTCGCAGTCGATCACCGTCGCGAGCCGGTGCGCGATCACCAGCGTCGTCCGCCCCTTCATCAGCCGCCCCAGCGCCTCCTGGATGATATTCTCCGCGTGCGAGTCCAGGCTCGACGTCGCTTCGTCCAGAATCAGGATCGCCGGATCCCGCAAAAACGCCCGCGCGATACTCAGCCGTTGCTTCTGCCCCCCGCTCAGCGTCACCCCGCGCTCCCCGATAACGGTGTCGTACCCGTGCGGCAGTTCATCCACAAATTCGTCCACATGCGCCATACGCGCCGCCTCCAGCATTTCCGCCTCGGTCGCCCCCCGCCGCCCGTAAAGAATGTTCTCCCGGATGCTCCCCCCAAACAAAATCGCGTCCTGCATCACCATCCCGATTTTCTCGCGCAGCGAATGCAGCGTCAGATCGCGCACATCCTGCCCGTCAATCCGGATCGCGCCCGCCTTCACGTCGTAAAAGCGCGGCACCAGCTTCACCAGCGTGCTCTTCCCGCTGCCGCTCCGCCCCACAATCGCCACCGCCTGCCCCGGCGGCACATCCAGCGTGATCCCCTCCAGCACCGGCTGATCGTCGAGATACGAGAAGTGGACATCGTCAAACACGATCCGCCCCTCGCGGAGCGCCAGCGGACGCGCGTCCGGCGCATCGTCGATATCCGGAGCCACGTCCAGAATCTCAAACACCCGGTCCATCCCCGCAAGCTGCATCTGCACCGCCGCGGAAGCGTCCGCCAGACGACGCGTCGGCAGGTACAGGTGCGACAAATACCCGCTGAACGCCACCAGTTCCCCCGGAAGCAGCGAACCGTTCAGCACCAGCCACGTGCCAAAGCAAATCACCACCGCCGGACCGATCATCGTGAAGAACTCGCCAAACTGGAACATCCACACGTGGATCCGCGTCCGCACCATCACCTCATCAAAGTATTTTCGGTGCAGCCCAAGAAAACGCAGCCGCTCCGACCGCTCCCGAACGAACGCCTGCACCACGCTGTGCCCCGTCAGCTTCTCGTTGATCTCGCCGGACAGCTCCGACATCTGCTCCTGCACCCGCTGCGACGCCACACGCAACCGCGGATTCAGCACGCCAAACACAATCGCATACAGCGGCAGCGTGAACAGGCTCACCGACGCCAGCAGCCAGTTCTCGAAAAACAGCGCTATCACCACCCCCACCAGGAAGATGAAATCCACCCCCACCGACATCACCCCCCGATCCAGAATCCCCTGCGCCTGGTTGATATCGTTCGTCAGCCGCGAGGTCGTCGCCCCCGTCCGTTGCGTCGCGTGAAAAGCCAGGCTCAACCGCTGCACGTGTGCGTAGAGCGCATTCCGGATGTCGAAGATCGTCCGGTTCCCCGCCAGCTCCGCCCAGTACGACCGGTAATACGCGATCGGGATCCGAATAATAAACACCGCCAGCAGTATCCCCACCACCTGCAACAGACGACTCGTCTTCTCTTCGTTCGGGATCTCCGCCAGAATAATATGGTCCAGCACATACCCCAGCGACCACGGTATCAACAGCGCCAGCGTAAACTTCACCACCCCCGTCAGCACCGACCCCAGAATATACGGCCAGTACGGGCGCGCATAACGCAGGAAGCGCCAGAACGTCGGCGATCCAATAGGCATTGTCGAAGTCGGTTTAAGCATTACGCGGCAATCTTCAGGCGGTTGATGCGAAAGACGATCGGCTGTTCACACAACACCCCGCCCCGCCATCCATTCCCCGCATGGGCTCCGCGCACGCCCCTCATGCCAGCCGCCGGATCAGCGCATCCGTAAACGCGCGCGTCCCCGCCGTCCCCCCGAGATCCCGGGTCTTCTCCGACGGATCGCCCTCCGCCAGCAGCGCGTCATACGCATCCCGGATCGCCCGCGCCTTCTCCACCTCCCCCAGGTGCCGCAACATCATCACCCCGCTCATGATCAGCGCCAGCGGGTTCGCCAGATCCTGGCCCGCAATGTCCGGCGCGCTCCCGTGCACCGCCTCAAACACCGCCGAATCGTCCCCGTAGTTCGCCCCGGGCACCACCCCCAGCCCGCCGACCAGCCCCGCGCACAGATCGCTGATGATGTCGCCGAACAGGTTCTCCAGCAGCAACACGTCAAAGCGCTCCGGATTCCGCACCAGCTGCATGCACGCGTTGTCGATAATCAGTTCTTCGTATTCGATTTCCGGGGCCATCTCCTCGTGAACACGCCGCACACAATCCAGAAAAAGCCCGTCCGACTTCTTCATGATATTCGCCTTGTGGAACACCGTCACCTTCTTCCGCCCGCGCTCCTGACAATACCGGAACGCCGACCGCGCAATCCGCTCGCTCGCCTTCCGCGTCACCACCT
The genomic region above belongs to Candidatus Hydrogenedentota bacterium and contains:
- a CDS encoding ABC transporter ATP-binding protein, with translation MLKPTSTMPIGSPTFWRFLRYARPYWPYILGSVLTGVVKFTLALLIPWSLGYVLDHIILAEIPNEEKTSRLLQVVGILLAVFIIRIPIAYYRSYWAELAGNRTIFDIRNALYAHVQRLSLAFHATQRTGATTSRLTNDINQAQGILDRGVMSVGVDFIFLVGVVIALFFENWLLASVSLFTLPLYAIVFGVLNPRLRVASQRVQEQMSELSGEINEKLTGHSVVQAFVRERSERLRFLGLHRKYFDEVMVRTRIHVWMFQFGEFFTMIGPAVVICFGTWLVLNGSLLPGELVAFSGYLSHLYLPTRRLADASAAVQMQLAGMDRVFEILDVAPDIDDAPDARPLALREGRIVFDDVHFSYLDDQPVLEGITLDVPPGQAVAIVGRSGSGKSTLVKLVPRFYDVKAGAIRIDGQDVRDLTLHSLREKIGMVMQDAILFGGSIRENILYGRRGATEAEMLEAARMAHVDEFVDELPHGYDTVIGERGVTLSGGQKQRLSIARAFLRDPAILILDEATSSLDSHAENIIQEALGRLMKGRTTLVIAHRLATVIDCDRVVVIEDGRIVQEGTHDQLIHEDGPYRALCEEQFGAVQLDS
- a CDS encoding isocitrate/isopropylmalate dehydrogenase family protein; its protein translation is MAHTVCLIRGDGIGPEVTEATQRVIEAAGVAIDWIDLPAGKGAVEAYGKVLPGHTLEQIAAHKIALKGPVTTPIGKGFKSVNVQLRMRLNLYCAIRPVRSLAGVKTRYEDVDIVVFRENTEGLYSGLENEIAEGVVTSLKVVTRKASERIARSAFRYCQERGRKKVTVFHKANIMKKSDGLFLDCVRRVHEEMAPEIEYEELIIDNACMQLVRNPERFDVLLLENLFGDIISDLCAGLVGGLGVVPGANYGDDSAVFEAVHGSAPDIAGQDLANPLALIMSGVMMLRHLGEVEKARAIRDAYDALLAEGDPSEKTRDLGGTAGTRAFTDALIRRLA